The Methanosarcina barkeri MS DNA window ATGACAGGTTCGTCCTGAGGGTTGGTAATGATTACCCATTTTTTCCCGGAGGCTTCTATCTTTTGCAAAAAAGGATCGTCTGGTTCTCTTTTAAATGGAGGAAATACCGGACGGTTATTTTCAACCGGGAGTGAGATTATGCTTCTCTGGTCTATTAGCGAGCCTTCATCGGAGATGCTGACGTCATCTATGGAGAGAAAGTTCAGAGCCCCGATTCCCTCAAAAGTGCCAATATCAGACTTTCCCGATTCAATATGCTTTTCGAGCATAATCCGCATGGACTGTTCCTTGAAGAGTTCAAGTTTTTCCCTGCCGAGCCACCAGTCAAGAATAAGAGCTGTAGGCTTGGCTACCGGATAGAGCAGCATCTGGTAGAACCGGACTAAAGGAGTTAACTTTGCTCCAATTGAAAGGGCATTTCGGGAAAAGTAAGCCTGGGGTACAATCTCTCCAAAACTGGTGATTACAAAAGTAGAGAAGAGGAAAGCTGAGGCTCCTGTCAGTACGGAACCTGTAAGCAGGGCAATCAGGACATTTACACCTACGTTTCCCCAGAGCAGTGTCGTAAGCAGGAAGTTTGAGTCCCGCCGGATCTGCAGAATTTTGATAGCTTCTTTGCTGTCTGCTTCGGCCTCTATCTCAAGCCTGAGTCTACCAAGGCTGAAAAGTCCAATTGTCATTCCTGAAAATATAGCGGACTGTATCAGGCAGAGTATGATCAGTATCCAGATAATAATTTCATTCATTGTGAGTCTATAACCTCTATGATCTTCATATTGGCATAATTTAAGGTTTAATCCTAGGTAAATTATAGGTTAATCCATCAACGATTTTCGTATAAACATAGGTTTAACGGCTTAACCTGTCAATTTTTATATATTTAACTGAGTCGCAGTCATTTTCTAAATTTGGTTTTCTGGTTTTGCATTACTTCGGCTTGTTGTAAATTTAGCCTTAAAATATAAACTTAACCTTAAGATTTTACCTCGCCCTAACCATTAATTTCTTTTAAACTTTATACGGTTTTAACAGTACTGAAATTTCTCTTAAACTTTATACGGTTTTAACAGTACTGAAATTTTTCTTAAACTTTATACGGTTTTAACAGTACTGAAATTTCTCTTAAACTTTATACGGTTTTAACAGTACTGAAATTTCTCTTAAACTTTATACGGTTTTAACAGTACTGAATGGAAATTTTCTGATAATCTTAATTCTACATAGTCTTAATTCAATTATTACTCTATTCTAATAGTTTAATTTGTGTTTTCTAATTTATTGCGATCCTTTTGAAAAAAGGTATCATTTTGAAATTATATAGATAAATACAGTAATGGATTTCTAATTACAGATAAATATAATAGTCATTATATTTCCCTTTATCAGATCTTAGAGTAAAAAATAGAACTCGAAGTTTTAAAACAATCTCTGGCTTCGCTGGACATCAATCCAGATGAAATTAAAGATGAAAGATATGCCAATGTCTTTCGTTTTTTGTTTTCTATCATTGAAATACAGAATGAAGAGGTTGATTTTCTCATGGAAGATAACCAGAAGCTTCGAGATGAAATCAACTTACTCAAAGTTGAAAGTACTCAAAGTTGAAAGTACTCAAAGTTGAAAAGTCCAAACCTAAAATTCTTGGCTCTAAAAAGAATGAAGACATTTCTTCTGAAATTGAATGTACTGTTTTTTCCAGAGATTCCGCTGCATAACAATGCAGCTGAACTGGCGGCGAGAGCAAAGGTCAGAAAAAGGGGTCAGAAAAAGAGATGTGAGCCTAAACCATAACATAAGAAGGAACAAAAGAAAATGACACATTTATGACGATTGTTCAGACAGCAAAGAAACTGGGAGTAAGTGCATATCAGTACACATGTGATAGAGTAGGCAGTACATTTGAGATACCATCTCTGGCTCAATTCATCAGAGAAAAAAGTCCATAGAGTGGAAATTGAGGGATTTCCACTCAATTTGACGAGGATACATAAGATAGAAATAAACTGTGAGATTAACTCCAATTTTAGTAAAAAACATTTGAGTATGTGCTTATGATTAATTACTGAGCCTATCAAGAAACTTAAAATTAGTTTTTGAATCCTAATTCTGGAATTATTATCTGAAATACTTTAGGACTTACGCAGTTAAAATGCCGAAAACTTGATATCTTTATAAATATACTTATGGCTTAGTGTTTCTCTAAAAACGTACGGAGTTATGGACATAAATCCACCTAAGTGTACCGACATTGACTACATTAATTTTCTCATTGCGGCTTCTAACGTTTTTAGCTGTACTGAAGCTGCTAGATGTTATCCAGACATAGCTAATGCTCCTTCTCATGATGCTTTTACTCGTTGCCTTCAAAGGCAACCTCCAGACACGGAAGCACTATGGGAGGAAGTAAAAAGTTATGTCAAGCTTAAGGGAGGATACCTAATTGTTGATGATTCAACATTAGATAAACCATACGCAGAAGAAATTGCTTTTGTTCGTCGTATGTGGAGTGGAAAACATCATCGTACTGTAAAGGGAATAGGCCTGGTTACCTTAGTTTGGACTGACGGTACAACCGTTATACCTATCGATTTTCGAATTTATAACATCGATGTAGACGACAAAACAAAGAATGACCATTTCCGTGATATGCTTGACAAGGCCGAAGAACGTGGTTTTAATCCCAAATTCGTTTTATTTGATACATGGTATGCAAGTGTGAAAAACCTTAAAGCCATTAGACAGAAAGAGTGGCATTTCCTTACAAGATTGAAAAATAATCGTTTGGTAAATCCTGACAACAAGGGAAATGTGCCACTTGAAACAGTAGATATTCCTCCAAAAGGACGTGTGGTTCACCTCAAAGCATATGGATTTGTAAAGGTGTTTAGGATAGTTTCAAAAAATGGAGACACGCAACACTGGGTTACAGATGTGCAAGAGATGGATGAAGCAAAACGTGAAGATTTGGCAAAGAAGTCATGGAAAATTGAGGAATATCATAGGGGAATAAAACAGTTCTGTGGTGTCGAAAAATGTCAGGCAAGAAAGGAAGAATCACAAAGAGCACATATAATGTTCTCATTAAGAGCTTTTCTTAGACTGGAATTACAAAGAATCAAAAGTGGAATATCCTGGTTTGAAAGTGCTATGAAAATTAGAAGAGTGGCAGTGACAGAATACTTAAGGAATCCCCAATACACGTTAAATTAATTCAAATATTTGAAAGTTTGGAAAAAACAATATGCTAGGAGCCAACTGCGTAACTCCTAATACTTATAAGTCAGGTAACTCAGAAACGCATATGAATTTGGAAATAAAAGTTGGTTTTGGAATAGGCTCATACTTTTGATAGAATTCTGAACTAAAAAGTGCTTTATCTTTCGACCTCCAATAAGTAGAAGAATCGAATCTAATAGAAAAATAGAATCATACATAGAATCACACAGAAGGCCTAATTTTAGGAGTTGGTAACTTTATGGAAGATCAAAATGATGAACTATATCTTGCAGAGCTGCAAGCATGCAAACTGGATTTTTTGGAATGGACACCTGAGAAGGGAGTGAATGTTAGTGAAACGTCAAAACAATTTGCAAGGGAATTTCTGAATTTATCAAGTACAGAGGACTACAGCAAGGTCAAAGAATTTAACGGGGCTAAAAAGACATTCAATGAAATAGCTTCATTACTGATCCAGTGTAAAGCAGGGAATGACGGAACGATCTCTAAAGCGACCATAGATGAAATAGCAGAACAAAGCGGAACTACAGATCGCAGAGTTTATACAGTACTGGAAGCATTAGAAATTGAGGGATGGAATCCATTAAAGAGCTGTATTATAAACTGAGGGATGGAAACCATCAAAGAGCTGTGAAGAATGAACTAACGATCAGCTTTAATTTTATCACGGGAAATTCAGTTAAATTCAGGATGGTTAAGAAAAGAATTTATCTGGTTTATGGGAAGGAGCAATATCTTTTCAAAATGTATTGCAATAAAAATGCTACAGTTTACAGGAAATCAACATTAAATTTAGGTTGTGAAAAAAAAGTACTAATTTCAGATTATAAAGTAAAATTCTGAAAATTTTTAAAAATATTAAAGATAGGCAGTCTCTAAACTATGTCTGATCGTACATTTGGGTTAAAAACCACAGAATAGTTATAATTATTACAAAATTTAATTTTAGTGTTTCACCATGTTTATAAAGTACAATCAAACGCAGCAATTTTTACTTCCATTAGGCCTGAAAGATTTTGTCTCTTAAAAACATATTGCCAGAGTACGAAACGACATCGCAGATGTTGTTGATATTAATGCCATAGAATCCACTTACTCTAAGGAAAGTTGTCCAGCCTATCATCCAGGACTTCTTTTAAAAATATTGCTTTATGGTACCTTATAGACATTAGAAATTTACGTAAACTACAACAAATGACTCAAAATAACACAGCTTTCATTTATCTGACAGCCATGCAAAATGAAGTAAAAATTGAAATGGGTATTACCCAATTGTAATATTCAAAATGGTTTTGAGACAGCCTGAAAAGCAATTTTTTAATAAAAAAGGGATTTAATGCATTTAATTTAAGATTAAAGTATTAATTCAGAAATTAGCAAAGGCTCAATTCATTTTTGTGGCTCTTCGTCATTCTCTATGGATATTTCAATCCGAGACCGCGTTGGTTTTTATGAAGACATTATGAGGATATCCGCCTAAAATAACGAAGAGCCTTTTTTGTTTTCGTGTTGTTTCTAGCAGCATTCTTTACCGTTATAAGCTAACAGTATAGTTTCCTGCTCTGAAATATTTATGTGTAGGATTTTCTAGTTGTTGAAAATATGCCATTTCCAAAGCCAGTTCCATGAAGTTAGCGGTTCTGTACTTTTATCAGTAGAAGTAACATTCAAGGGAGTTTTTTCTGAGGTAACATTACTGATAAAATCAGTGTTTGGGTATACAGATGCCAGGATATGTTTAGCGACATAATTCCCCATGAGTGTATACCCAGCTGAATTTGGATGTATTCCATCATCACGTGAGTTATTCATATCATACCCATCGCGTACACCGTTTTCTGGTGATAAGTCAACAGAGTCGTATGTATCTATTACCGAGATGCCGGCCAACTCAGCTTGTGTAGTTAGGTTGTCATTTAACGATATACGCTTGTAGTTATTCTTTGAAATTGGTACAGTCGTCAATATGTAGGGAGTGATGCTTCGGTTTGTTGCCTCCTGTGCCATCCACAGTATATCATTAATTATGTCCTGTTCACTGCGCCCAGCAGAAATGTCGTTTTGCCCATACATGATTAAGACAATGTTAGGATTGTAGATATCTAACCACTGAGGAAACGTGACTCGACCCTGCGCTGCCGTGGTGCTCCCAATTCCGACATTAGACACGTACCAGGTAGGAGAATGTGCATTTAGAGTGGCGTTTAGATACGCTCCATACCCGAGCCCGTGATTAACTCCTACACCCTTTGTAATTGAATCTCCTACAGTTAAAATATGTTTGGAATCATGTGGTGCAGATGCCCTTGTAGAGAAAACACTCATATTTGAGAATTTGTTTGTAGAATTTGTTATCATTATGGGCATATCTTCAATAACATTGACAGTACACCCGTTGAATATATTATCACACGAGTCAGTTATATTTATTCCCAAACCATATTCAGCAATCGAAACACAATCCGTGAATGCATTCCAACTTGAATTGACTAACGAAATCCCATTATTTTTTCCAATAGCCGATGTATTACATCTCAAAAATGTATTATTATTTGATGCTTTGATGTCAATACTGTCTCCAAAAACAGTTGACACTATACAATCAGTGAAAGTATTGTTATTTGATCCACCATTCAAATTTATACCAATATTTGTAGAGTTGCACTCACAACCCGAAAAATTACAGTATCCCGAATTGGATAGACGGATGGAATTGGTTTTCGTGGAGTTAAGGGTAGATCCATTAACCATTATATATTGACTGTCAGCCGCAAATATTCCATGGATATTTGAGGAAATATTACAGTCACGGATATTCACATGTGATGATGCTGACTTTGCATAAATTCCCGCACCTTTATATACGTCAACCGTAGCATTCAAAATACTTACATTATCACAGTCAACCAAGCATATTCCGTACGCAGATGCTATACTCTTGTTCTTTTGGTTGATTGTGACATCTTTGATCACGATATCATTTTTGACCGAAGATAAAATCCCGCTGCCAGCCGTGTTCTGTGCAAACGTAATTGTGTGCCCTTTTCCATCAAACGTTACATTGTCAGCATCTACTGAGAATGCTGTGGCTGAAGCATCAACATCACCTGTCAGCACATAAGTTTCTCCAGAAATATTTAGCGAGTAGGACGAAACTGTACCCGCTGGGATTTCGACAGTCGCCGACGATGGCATTGCTGTAAAACATAACAAAAAGGCCGTTAAAATAACCCACAATTTCATTCTTATGCCTCTCCCTCTGTTAGATAAAAGTATCCATGTTTGTTGGTAATATAAAACTCTTGATAGATGTCGCAATTGTTAGCGAATATTCTGCAACTTCAAGATGTTCAAACAGTGCATCCGATTCTGAGAATCTCAATTTATACACTCTTCCAAATTTATTGTTATTCAATTGACATTAGATCTGCTTTACCTTCAAAATCAAATCCAGAGACACATTTAATTGCATTGACAAACGCCCTGATCATGTTCTTTGCATCGAAATTAACGGCAATGTGACGATTTTTTGTAAAATCATAACTTTCAAGAAGTTAGTATTTTGAAATTTAATATTGAAAGAACGGAATAATTCAATATTGAAAGAACGGAATTATACTCAATACACGCAAAATTAACTTTGAATTTACAGCAAATTCGGACACTGCCTTTAAAGTTTTTACATATCATATTTTTTACATGTTTTTGCCCTGAAATTGAAGATCGGACACCTGTTGAGGGTAGGATGTCCGCCTGCAATTTGATTTAATTGAAATAAGGAAATTACACAGGAATAACAGGGAAGCTTAAGGTAGGTGATGATATTCCGCCGGGATATTGGATAGACGAGAAATCTTTGTCACCAAGTTATCAATCTCTTTAGGTTATTGTTATAAGTTAATAATCATAAACCAGTCTATTAATATAAAAAGGTTCATCTTTTCTTTCATCAATCCTCCGATTTCCTTAGTTTTCCAAGTTAGGCAGGAACTTTGCAACTGTTAGATTATTGGAGTTAAGTGATTAAAGACCTTTTAATTACTGGATTGACCCCAAAATTCAAAATTGCATATCTGAATCTCGTATTCAGAATATCAATTGAGTTTCCTATCGTTCCACAGAGTAAACACTGCCTTTTTTACTGTATAAAGCATATTTGTTTTTTCTACAGAAAATTTCATCCATATTAATGTTTAAATAGGTTATCTGGGCGAAATACAGGCATGTTTCATAGGGTCCTTTCCAGAAATCCTCAGGATAGGTGAATTTGAGAAGGGGACGAAAATTTTGGTAATCTTTTTGCACTAAACCTTTCTATTGATTCTTATCATCTTCAAATTATATGGGTAAAAGTAGTAATGGATTTCCAACTACGAAAAAATATAATAGTATTTCCATTTTTCCTTCTCGTATTTTGGAGTGAAAGTTTTGATTTGACGACCACATCTCAAAACACTATCGGCATGATTACAACTCTTTTGAAAAAAAGCTTGACCGAAAAACTCCAGTAACAAGCTGGTCGGCGCAATCAACTGGTGCAACGGTTGTGGCACAAACCTTTTGAAAAAAGGCTTGGCCTAAAATCTCAGCAACGACAAGATCAACATCGTAACAGTTGCAGAGTAACGGTTGTTTCAAAGTTTTGCTTCAGCGTAATGTTTAATACAAACAAACTGTACTAAATGACCGATTAGTCAGCCATAACGAGGAAAAGTATTAATGAAGAGTTTCGTCTCTGATATAATCTATCCTGCATATCAATTGATTGCGATTTTTCTGACACCATAAGCATAGATAACGATCCTTCTGATAAGTGATACACATGAAAAAAGATACGAATAACGCCGGATCACCTGCTAAAGGTCCGGAAATCTACAATACACCTGATGCTTCTGTTGTCGGCACAGGGAAACAGGTCGTGCTTTTCATTGCGATACTTTCTGGATTTATTACTCCTTTTGACGGTTCGGCAGTAAATATTGCCCTGCCTGCGATTGGGTCCGAATTTCACATGGATGCTATTGCCCTTTCCTGGGTTGCGACCGCTTACCTCCTTTCATCAGCATTGTTTCTTGTCCCTTTCGGAAAAATCGCAGACATTTATGGGAGGAAAAAGATTTTCCTCTATGGTATTACGCTCTTCAGCCTTTCGTCTTTAATTATGACCATGGCTTTCTCATCGGAAATGCTTATTGGAATACGGGTTATGCAGGGTATCGGGAGTGCAATGATTTTCGGGACAGGCGTCGCCATCGTTACCTCAGTCTTCCCGCCCGGTGAGCGTGGAAAAGCTCTTGGTACTTATATTACTGCAGTTTACATTGGGCTTTCTGTTGGTCCTTTACTCGGAGGCGCGATGACGCAGTATCTTGGCTGGAGGAGCATCTTCTTCGTAAATGTTCCCATAGGCATTACAGCAATTATCCTGATCTTGTGGAAGATTAAAGGTGAATGGGCTGAGTGCAGAGGGGAGAAGTTCGACCTGATAGGGTCAGTCATATACGGTGCATCTGTAGTTGCAGTAATGTATGGTTTTTCAGTTCTCCCAGACTTTAAAGGTGCTGTCCTCTTAGCTGTGGGGACTCTCGGGGTAATTATTTTTGCTCTATATGAGATTAGAACACCTTCTCCCGTTCTTGACATAAGTCTCCTGACAAAAAATAGAATTTTTGCCTTTTCAAACCTATCTGCGCTAATAAATTACAGTGCTACTTACGCAGTGACCTTTCTTTTAAGTCTCGATCTTCAGTACACGAAAGGTTTCACTCCTGAACATGCCGGATTTATCCTGGTAGCACAGCCAGTTATCATGGCTATGGTTTCGCCAATTGCCGGCAGGCTCTCTGACAAGATTGAACCGCGGATTGTTGCGTCCGCAGGGATGACATTTACTGCGCTTGGGCTCTTCCTTCTAATTTTCCTTAAAGAAACAACTCCTATCTGGCACCTCATTATCACCCTGATTATTCTTGGTATAGGTTTCGGGCTCTTCTCTTCTCCAAACACGAATGCAATCATGAGTTCCGTTGATAAAAGATTCTATGGCGTTGCATCGGGAATGAACGGGACCATGCGCCTCCTTGGGCAGATGCTGTCGATGGGCATCGCAATGATGATCTTTGCAATTGTTATCGGTCCTGTAGAGATCACGCCTGAATATTACCCCCAGTTCGTTTTAAGCCTGCATTATGCTTTCACGCTGTTTACGGCTTTCTGTATTCTTGGAATATTCGCATCTCTAGTGAGAGGAAAAAGGAGTCCTGTAGCTCACGCCAGTATTCCTGAAAAAGGCAAAAAATAATACATTAATCCTGTATAATTCCTGTAATCATTGTGTAACTCATTTAATCTAGGTGATAATAGTGAAAATTCTAGGAATTAATGCAAGCCCGAGAGGAAATGAAAGCAAGACTCTTCAACTTGTAAAATCAGTGCTCAAAGGTGCTGAGTCAGAAGGTGCCAATGTAGAACTAATAGATCTCTATAAACTGCACATAGAATACTGCACAGGGTGCGGAGCCTGTTATGCGACTGGGGAGTGCCCTCAGATCGATGACTTTGAGGAGCTTTTTGACAGAATTCTGAACTCCGATGGAATCGTTTTTGGCGCTCCGAATTATATTAACTCGGTTCCGGCCCCTATGAAAGCTTTCTTTGACCGACTTTCGGATGCTATCCATTGCCAGATGCTGACGGGAAAGTTCGGGTGCTCTGTGTCCACAGCAGGGGGAAGCAAGGCAGATGTGGTTGTAGAATATATGAACAGTGTGCTAATGAATCTTGGTGTTACTGTTGTCGGTGGCCTTGGTGTTGCAGTTGGGATGTATCCTTCTGCACTCGAACAGGCTGCGGGAAATGCCGAAGATCTTGGTAAAAAGCTAGCAAAATCGATTCGTGGAGATATCAAATATCCGGATAAGGATGAAATGCATCGCCAGACAACAGAATATTTCTGCCAGCTTGTAAAATCTGATAAAGAGCGGTTTGCCCACGATTATGACTGGTATGTTCAAAAGGGCTTGATAAAATAAGATTTATCTGGAGATTCTAGGTAGTACGATTAGTCACTTGGGAATAAACTTGGGAAGCAGTAGTAAGGTAATATTTTTCCCTTTTTCGATACTTCCAGTAGTTCCGATCAGACTGACTTCCGAATGGTAAAAACCAATTGATCTTACATTTTATCTACTGATTTTCAAAGTGGATTGTATTATTAATTAAATTTTAAAATTCTTAAGCTATAACTTTCACTTACATTTTTCAAAAAATAATATTACACTGAGTAATTTTATAGCATTCGCTATTAAGTTCTTAAATTTTAATTTGAGATAAGTTATGCTATAGTTAATCGGGTGTGTAGCACTCGATTTCTTTCTTCATTGGCCCATCTCAAACAATCCAGTAACACACTAACAGGAATAAAATTCAGCGACTTTAGTCCATATCTTACAACTTTGTTCTAAAAGAAGTCTTGTTGAAATTTTGCAGTAGCGTTGTGTTTTTTTGAGTTACCTGTAATCCCAAAACTTAGTGCAAAGTATGGTGTTCGAACCCACGAACTCCTTCAATACAGACCTTAACATAGGGCAAGATAAAACTGAACTATGAAATAGGTGTGGTGAAGGTGTTGGCGGAAAACTTTACTCTCAATGCTTCTTTCTAACAAGATTGGAAAGTTACGACCTTTCATTACTAATATGTTTATAAATTCGGAGAAAAAAAGACCAATAATTGAGCTTGCCCACAAAATGAAGTGAAGCCTACACGAAAAAAAGGCTTGTCGGCTTGAGCCCTGTTAATTCATTGCTAAGACTGTGCTTCATTGTCTAATCCGTGGCAACAACCATCAAGTAATCGTATCAGAGCATTATATCCGCAGCAGAGCGAATCCTCCGGAGATAGCTCCTCTGGCTTTCCAGACCCTTTTCAGCTGCTGCCCGGGCCATAGGATCGGCATCTTTAGGTAAGCCGAATGATATGCCGGTCAGCGCTTCAACCTGCACTACCGGTACTTGCCAGGTCTTGAACTCATCGTCGAAGAACTCCCTGCTCTCCAAATAATTCTTCTGCGTGCGCAGGTAGGCAGTGGCGCCGAACTTTCCGTTCTTATTGACGAATACCACCACTTTCCAGAAATCGGCAGGCAGGAGGTATTCATTGCGGTAAATCATATCGTCTTCGCGGAAGACGGGACCGGTGAATACCGATATCTGCGCATTTGCATTATCTGCGGTCTTCAGTATGTAGTCTTCTACTTCAAGCCAATCATGCTGGTTGAGGCGCTTGTGCTGAGGCGAGCAATTAGTAAAATGGAATGTATCCTCTCCCGCGTCCCTGGCATTTGGTCCCCAGCAGGGATCAAGCCGGCGAACCAGATGTCCGCGGTCAAGTGGATTATCTTCATACAATTTGGGTCCAGCCTGATATTTCTGGTCGAGACGCGGATCAAAGTACCATTTGTCGCGGGTGCGTTTGATCTTCTCCAGCTTCTTGCCGTCAATATTGGCCGCGGTATAGAAGGCCAGCCTTCGATCGGCATTCATCACAATTGAAAAGTGCAGATAGGTGAGAATCTGACCTCCGTTCTTGAGCGTTGCGACTTTGGACTGGAGATTCTCGGCCAGTTTGGGAAGCGGCAGATGGTACAGAGAACCCAGGAAATCGGGGTTGTAACCATCCGCCAGGCGGTAATGTTCCATGGGCAGTTTTCCCAGCTCCATTACTGCATCGGGGATGGGTTCTGGGGCGGTTATGATCGCAGGGCCGACCGGACCGGTGCCATGGCTGCGAAGCCTTCTCAGAGCTTCGGCTGCCATCGGCTCGTTCTCACTGCGCGACTCCAGTGCCTTGAAGATGCGGCTGATGCGCACGCCCTCATTGGCCACCCAGGCAATGGTACTGGGTGCATCGATGCCTTCTTGATAGGGCTGACCGTCTGTCTTGAGGATGTTACCCTGAGCATCTTTCATTGACACTCCTGAATGGTGCAGGCCCACAACCAGCCACTGATCGTTGAATACGGGTGAGCCTGAGGCTCCGCATTGAGTGTCGGTCAGATAGTGCAGCCAGTCGTCGAAGATATCTACA harbors:
- a CDS encoding MFS transporter, with the protein product MKKDTNNAGSPAKGPEIYNTPDASVVGTGKQVVLFIAILSGFITPFDGSAVNIALPAIGSEFHMDAIALSWVATAYLLSSALFLVPFGKIADIYGRKKIFLYGITLFSLSSLIMTMAFSSEMLIGIRVMQGIGSAMIFGTGVAIVTSVFPPGERGKALGTYITAVYIGLSVGPLLGGAMTQYLGWRSIFFVNVPIGITAIILILWKIKGEWAECRGEKFDLIGSVIYGASVVAVMYGFSVLPDFKGAVLLAVGTLGVIIFALYEIRTPSPVLDISLLTKNRIFAFSNLSALINYSATYAVTFLLSLDLQYTKGFTPEHAGFILVAQPVIMAMVSPIAGRLSDKIEPRIVASAGMTFTALGLFLLIFLKETTPIWHLIITLIILGIGFGLFSSPNTNAIMSSVDKRFYGVASGMNGTMRLLGQMLSMGIAMMIFAIVIGPVEITPEYYPQFVLSLHYAFTLFTAFCILGIFASLVRGKRSPVAHASIPEKGKK
- the fpoO gene encoding F420H2 dehydrogenase subunit FpoO, which codes for MQKDYQNFRPLLKFTYPEDFWKGPYETCLYFAQITYLNINMDEIFCRKNKYALYSKKGSVYSVER
- a CDS encoding DNA/RNA non-specific endonuclease; this encodes MLENAQKEQHRNASERYYARKEEQQRKASERYYIRQKTAEMEKPGERFRREIISPLTEAQPIERRLIFLEPNDNLALERIMGKSDLVDTSYLELGLLAARPVCRIQVVNLFGRPEGYGTGFLVGPNLLLTNNHVLDTAELAKKSFAEFEYEQDINGRKKTSKSFDLRPDEVFVTDPEMDFTFVSVAPIATEGTELTDYGLLRLVEDTGKVRTGEYVSIIQHPDGGLKNCCLRENKVVDIFDDWLHYLTDTQCGASGSPVFNDQWLVVGLHHSGVSMKDAQGNILKTDGQPYQEGIDAPSTIAWVANEGVRISRIFKALESRSENEPMAAEALRRLRSHGTGPVGPAIITAPEPIPDAVMELGKLPMEHYRLADGYNPDFLGSLYHLPLPKLAENLQSKVATLKNGGQILTYLHFSIVMNADRRLAFYTAANIDGKKLEKIKRTRDKWYFDPRLDQKYQAGPKLYEDNPLDRGHLVRRLDPCWGPNARDAGEDTFHFTNCSPQHKRLNQHDWLEVEDYILKTADNANAQISVFTGPVFREDDMIYRNEYLLPADFWKVVVFVNKNGKFGATAYLRTQKNYLESREFFDDEFKTWQVPVVQVEALTGISFGLPKDADPMARAAAEKGLESQRSYLRRIRSAADIML
- a CDS encoding DUF21 domain-containing protein, with amino-acid sequence MNEIIIWILIILCLIQSAIFSGMTIGLFSLGRLRLEIEAEADSKEAIKILQIRRDSNFLLTTLLWGNVGVNVLIALLTGSVLTGASAFLFSTFVITSFGEIVPQAYFSRNALSIGAKLTPLVRFYQMLLYPVAKPTALILDWWLGREKLELFKEQSMRIMLEKHIESGKSDIGTFEGIGALNFLSIDDVSISDEGSLIDQRSIISLPVENNRPVFPPFKREPDDPFLQKIEASGKKWVIITNPQDEPVMVLDADGFLRDVVYKKGPFIPLSYCHFPVVVRSPKTRLEKVIRQFKVYPQYPEDDVIDQDLILYWDQEKRIITGSDILGRLLRGIVVECDLKSGCETPVPPSQPGVVRRSLRRGKKKESEEQKKE
- a CDS encoding GDSL-type esterase/lipase family protein, which encodes MPSSATVEIPAGTVSSYSLNISGETYVLTGDVDASATAFSVDADNVTFDGKGHTITFAQNTAGSGILSSVKNDIVIKDVTINQKNKSIASAYGICLVDCDNVSILNATVDVYKGAGIYAKSASSHVNIRDCNISSNIHGIFAADSQYIMVNGSTLNSTKTNSIRLSNSGYCNFSGCECNSTNIGINLNGGSNNNTFTDCIVSTVFGDSIDIKASNNNTFLRCNTSAIGKNNGISLVNSSWNAFTDCVSIAEYGLGINITDSCDNIFNGCTVNVIEDMPIMITNSTNKFSNMSVFSTRASAPHDSKHILTVGDSITKGVGVNHGLGYGAYLNATLNAHSPTWYVSNVGIGSTTAAQGRVTFPQWLDIYNPNIVLIMYGQNDISAGRSEQDIINDILWMAQEATNRSITPYILTTVPISKNNYKRISLNDNLTTQAELAGISVIDTYDSVDLSPENGVRDGYDMNNSRDDGIHPNSAGYTLMGNYVAKHILASVYPNTDFISNVTSEKTPLNVTSTDKSTEPLTSWNWLWKWHIFNN
- a CDS encoding flavodoxin family protein, with the translated sequence MKILGINASPRGNESKTLQLVKSVLKGAESEGANVELIDLYKLHIEYCTGCGACYATGECPQIDDFEELFDRILNSDGIVFGAPNYINSVPAPMKAFFDRLSDAIHCQMLTGKFGCSVSTAGGSKADVVVEYMNSVLMNLGVTVVGGLGVAVGMYPSALEQAAGNAEDLGKKLAKSIRGDIKYPDKDEMHRQTTEYFCQLVKSDKERFAHDYDWYVQKGLIK
- a CDS encoding IS701 family transposase, whose protein sequence is MDINPPKCTDIDYINFLIAASNVFSCTEAARCYPDIANAPSHDAFTRCLQRQPPDTEALWEEVKSYVKLKGGYLIVDDSTLDKPYAEEIAFVRRMWSGKHHRTVKGIGLVTLVWTDGTTVIPIDFRIYNIDVDDKTKNDHFRDMLDKAEERGFNPKFVLFDTWYASVKNLKAIRQKEWHFLTRLKNNRLVNPDNKGNVPLETVDIPPKGRVVHLKAYGFVKVFRIVSKNGDTQHWVTDVQEMDEAKREDLAKKSWKIEEYHRGIKQFCGVEKCQARKEESQRAHIMFSLRAFLRLELQRIKSGISWFESAMKIRRVAVTEYLRNPQYTLN